A window of the Ammoniphilus oxalaticus genome harbors these coding sequences:
- a CDS encoding class I SAM-dependent methyltransferase, with product MSDKQVAQPDHTAVRVALWRAMHLQVDSPPYVFEDNIGLELIAPKEDWRQRPDMDPVGTSGFRASIVARARFVEDIVLERLAQGITQYVILGAGLDTFAQRRPELSSKLKIFEVDAPSTQAWKKQRLMELGFGVPDSLHFAPVDFEKGASWWEQLTSVGFDTNKPAVLAATGVTQYLTHDAIVSMLRRTAQLAPGSTLAMTFLLPLEQTDSEIRSEVEEAKQGARASGTPFISFFTPSEMTALARELRFRDVCHVSAADLNERYFSDRTDNLRLPSGEEFLLAMT from the coding sequence TTGAGTGATAAGCAAGTAGCGCAACCAGATCATACGGCAGTAAGGGTGGCTTTGTGGCGCGCGATGCACCTACAAGTGGATTCGCCGCCCTATGTATTTGAAGACAATATCGGACTGGAATTGATTGCGCCGAAAGAAGATTGGCGTCAACGCCCAGATATGGATCCAGTGGGTACCAGTGGTTTTCGAGCATCTATCGTGGCCCGCGCGCGTTTTGTTGAGGATATCGTTTTAGAGCGGCTCGCTCAAGGGATTACGCAATATGTTATCCTTGGGGCGGGATTGGACACTTTTGCTCAAAGGAGACCAGAGCTTTCCTCGAAGTTGAAAATCTTTGAAGTGGATGCTCCAAGCACGCAAGCATGGAAAAAGCAACGCCTTATGGAATTGGGTTTTGGAGTACCTGACTCGTTACACTTTGCCCCCGTTGATTTCGAAAAGGGCGCGTCTTGGTGGGAGCAGCTAACAAGCGTCGGCTTTGACACAAATAAGCCCGCTGTGCTTGCAGCCACAGGGGTCACGCAGTACCTTACACACGATGCGATTGTTTCGATGTTGCGTCGGACGGCGCAGCTTGCCCCAGGCTCCACATTGGCTATGACATTTCTACTGCCGTTAGAGCAGACCGACTCTGAAATCCGATCCGAAGTGGAGGAGGCCAAGCAAGGAGCGCGCGCGAGCGGCACACCTTTTATTAGCTTTTTCACACCTTCAGAAATGACAGCGTTGGCGCGTGAGCTCCGGTTCCGCGACGTTTGCCATGTATCTGCCGCAGATTTAAACGAACGCTATTTTAGCGACCGAACAGACAATCTACGGTTGCCGAGCGGGGAGGAATTTTTACTTGCGATGACATAG
- a CDS encoding arsenic resistance protein yields MGLFEKLYTLIIFVAVMMGISIGQVELIRANADNFIVPLLVAMLYITFLQIPIEEIKKAFKNMKFTYTAAIINFVWTPVLAWLLALLFLSDNPALYLGFMMLMVTPCTDWYLIFTGIAKGNVALATAILPLNLVLQVTLLPIYLLVFGGTTGVIEFSLLIKSILITLFLPFILAFLTKIVLRNKQQFRDYLISHLSMLPIVLLSLAIVAMFATQGQLLLDHLDLMWQITVPILLFFIINFVVGQKVGQFMKFPYKDRASLNLTILARNSPIALAIAMTAFPNQPLIALTLVIGPLLELPILALITQLLLFTNEKK; encoded by the coding sequence ATGGGATTATTCGAAAAGCTATACACCCTTATTATTTTCGTAGCCGTAATGATGGGGATAAGTATAGGACAAGTAGAACTAATACGAGCGAATGCGGATAATTTCATTGTCCCACTATTAGTAGCTATGCTGTATATTACCTTCTTACAGATTCCAATCGAAGAAATAAAAAAGGCTTTTAAAAACATGAAGTTTACGTACACTGCAGCGATCATTAACTTTGTTTGGACCCCCGTGTTAGCGTGGCTTCTTGCATTATTATTTTTAAGTGACAATCCTGCGCTCTATCTTGGATTTATGATGCTGATGGTTACACCATGTACGGATTGGTACTTAATTTTCACAGGAATAGCCAAAGGAAATGTGGCATTAGCAACAGCTATTTTACCTCTAAACCTCGTCTTGCAAGTCACTTTGTTGCCTATTTATCTTCTTGTTTTCGGAGGAACGACAGGGGTTATAGAATTTTCATTGCTGATCAAAAGTATTTTAATTACTTTATTCTTACCTTTCATTTTAGCTTTTCTTACAAAAATCGTCTTGAGAAACAAGCAACAGTTTAGGGATTATCTCATCTCTCATCTCAGCATGTTACCGATTGTTTTGCTTAGTCTCGCCATCGTTGCTATGTTTGCTACTCAAGGTCAACTATTGCTAGATCACTTAGATCTAATGTGGCAAATCACCGTCCCGATCCTTTTATTTTTCATTATTAATTTTGTTGTCGGACAAAAGGTCGGACAGTTTATGAAGTTCCCATACAAGGACAGAGCCAGTCTGAATTTAACGATCTTAGCAAGAAATTCGCCCATTGCCTTAGCCATTGCTATGACCGCTTTTCCAAATCAACCCTTAATCGCTTTAACACTCGTTATAGGACCATTATTGGAATTACCCATTCTAGCTCTCATCACTCAGCTTTTATTATTTACAAATGAAAAAAAATAG